The window AAGGCCAGGGTGAAGGGCACGAGCAGCGTTTCGCCCGGCCGGTCCGGCGCGATCTCCACGATGTCGCCGGCGCCGTGGTTCTCGATCCCCCGCACGCGGCCGAGGGCCGCGCCGTCCTCGCCCTCGGCGCGCAGGCCGACGAGGTCGACGTGGTAGAACTCGTCGGGCTCGGGCGGCGGCAGGCGGTCGCGCGGGATGTAGAGGTCCGTGTTGGTGAGGCGCGCCGCCGCGTCGCGGTCCTCGATCCCCTCGACGCGGGCGACCAGCATGTCGTCCCGGAGCGGGCGCAGCGACAGGAGCTTGAAGGACCCGCGGCCGTCCGCGGTGGTGAGCGGGCCGTAGGCGCCGACATCGCGCGGCTCGCCCGTGTAGGACTTGATCCGAACCTCGCCCCGAACCCCCTGCGGAGCCCCGAACACGCCCACCAGAACACGCGTCTCGCCCATCAGCTTCTCCCGAAAGCACCCTATGACACGCCCCGGCCGCTCCGCCCAGATGGGTCGCACCGCGGTGTGCGAGGTCCACCGTGGCGGCTTGCCGACGGATCGGGGCGGGTTAGACTCGCCGCACCGCGGCAGCGACGCGCCGCGGCGGAGCTTGTCCCCATGGCTCAGCCTGACCAGAAGCAGTTCAACTACAGCCCGGCCGTCACCGCGACCGGCAACGGCCTCTTCGGTCTGGGCACCAACCTGACGTGGGACGCCTACCAGCGCGAGGTCTACAACCAAGCCAACGCCGCGCTGCAGAAGCAGGCGCGCGCCTTGATGGCGAGCGGACGGATCACCGATGCGGAAGCGCGCGCGCTGAGCGAGCAGCGCAACCTGATCCTGGCCGCGGCGCGCGACCGTCTCAGCCCCTTCGGCCGCCTGTATTCCGAGATCCTCAAGCCGTCGGGCAAGCTGCCGAGCTACGACGGCCTGCTGACCGCCAAGGGCTCCATCGAAGCGGTGATCGAGAGCGTCGGACGGACCCGGGCAGTCGTGAACCGGCTTTCCGTCGTCATGAAGAACGTCGGCCGCGCCGGCGTCGCGCTGCAGGTCGTCGTGTCGGTCGTGTTGATCGCGGAAGCCAAACCGGAGGATCGAGGCCGCGTGACGGCCGGACAAGCCGGCGCCCTGGGCGGCAGCGCGGTCGCGGGGTGGGGCGGCGCTTGGGCCGGCTACGCCTCGGCCGCGTTGCTCGCTTCGCCATCCCTCACCATTCCCATCGTCGGTGAGGTGACGGAGGGCGGCGCCTGCCTGGTCGGAGGCCTCCTCGGCGGCTTCGGATTCGGCCTCCTCGGCGGATGGGGAGGCCAGAAGGCCGGAGAAGAAGTCTACGACCTCGTCACCCGCATCCGCTGGATCAGGCCGTGAGCATCGTCGATCGCATCAACCGCCTCATCATGTGCCGGATGGAGCGCACCCTTCCCGTGGTCGAGGGCGACTCACTCCGCATCGGACGCGAGGTTCTGCCTTTGGCCGAGCTGTGCGGCGTGGTCGCCCACGAAGCCGACGTCCACGCGGGAGCACTGATCGCGCTGACGCTCGCGTTTCGGAACGGAAGCGGTACGATGGTGACGCAGGACGATCCCTGCTGGAACGACCTCGTCTCCGCCCTCGACCGCCTCTCCTTGACCTCGGCTCCCTCGCGGGACTGGATCAGCGCGGTGCTGGCCGGAGCTTCGGCGGGGTCGCCGATCGTGCTCAGGCGTGACGGTCGCGCATCGGCGTGACACGCCCGCCGGCGAGCGTGGCCATGCGAGCCAGCGGAGCAGGCGTCTGGGCTGATCCTTGCTCACACGGGTCGATCCGTGCCAGTGCTAGTCACAGTGCGGCCCGGCGGTCCGCGTCCGTCGCCGGCCGAGCCGCTGGACCCCGTCGCGTCGGGTCGGCGGGGCCGATGCCATGAAACGGCCTGAGCGTCCGGTTAGCGGCACCCCGCGCGCCGGGGCGCGGGCCATCGAGGACACAGACGACCGAATGTTGACCAGGATCGTAGCGCGGATCGTCGCCGCCTGCAGCCGCCACGCCCTCTGGGTCGTGCTGCTGTCGGGCCTCCTCACCGTCCTGTCCGCCTGGTTCGCGGCCACGCATTTCGCGATCAACACGGATTCCAACACCCTGATCGCGTCGGACCTGCCCTGGCGCCAGCGCCAGGAAGCGTTCAACCGCGCCTTCCCGCAGAACGACGGCCTCATCCTGATGGTGCTCGACGGCGCGACGCCCGAGGCGGCACAGGACGCCGCCGACCGCATCGTCGCCAAGCTCAAGGACGACAAGAAGAACTTCGACTTCGTGCGCCTGCCGCCCGAGCAGAGCTTCTTCGGCAAGGACGGCCTGCTGTTCCAGCCCCTGCCCAAGGTGCAGCAGGTCGCCGCGCAGCTCGACAAGGCCGAGCCGCTGATCTCGACCCTGGCGGCCGACCCGTCGCTGCGCGGCCTGTCGCAGATGGTCGGCATGATGGGCATCGGCATCGAGCAGGGGAAGATCCCGCTCCAGCAGGTGCAGCCCTTCTTCGCCCACATGGCGGATTCGATCGAGGGTGCGCTCGCCGGCAGGCTCGTGCCCTTCTCGTTCCAGGGCCTCGCGGGTGGCTCGGACGATCAGGCCTATCCGAACCGCCGCTTCGTGCAGATCAAGCCCAAGCTCGACTACGGCGCGCTGGAGCCCGGCGCCGCCGCGACCGACGTCGTGCACGAGGCCGTCAAGCAGCTGAACATCGGGCCCGACACCGGCGTCACGGTGCGGCTCACCGGGCAGATCCCGCTCGACGACCAGGAGTTCGGCACGCTGAAGGAGGGCTTCGCCCTCAACTCGATCCTCACCGTGCTGGCCGTGGTGTTCCTGCTGTGGCTGGCGCTGAAGTCCGGCCGCCTCATCGTGGCGGTGTTCCTCGCCACCGCGGTCGGCCTCGTCATCACAGCGGCGCTGGGCCTGCTGATGGTGGGCGCCCTCAACCTGATCTCGGTCGCCTTCGCGGTGCTGTTCATCGGCATCGGCGTCGACTTCGGCATCCAGTTCTCGGTGCGCTACCGCGACGAGCGCTACATCGAGGACGCCCTGGTGCCCGCCATCGTGGGCGCCGGCGTCAAGGCCGGCCGGCCGCTGCTGCTCGCCGCCGTCGCCACCACGGCCGGCTTCTACTCGTTCCTGCCGACCGACTACCGCGGCGTGTCCGAGCTCGGCCTGATCGCCGGTAGCGGCATGATCATCGCCTTCGTCACGGCCATCACCTTCCTGCCGGCGCTGCTGAGGCTGTTCAACCCGCCGTCCGAGGGGACGGAGGTGGGCTAC is drawn from Lichenibacterium dinghuense and contains these coding sequences:
- the rimM gene encoding ribosome maturation factor RimM (Essential for efficient processing of 16S rRNA) — encoded protein: MGETRVLVGVFGAPQGVRGEVRIKSYTGEPRDVGAYGPLTTADGRGSFKLLSLRPLRDDMLVARVEGIEDRDAAARLTNTDLYIPRDRLPPPEPDEFYHVDLVGLRAEGEDGAALGRVRGIENHGAGDIVEIAPDRPGETLLVPFTLAFVPVIDFEGGRIVVAAGALLPEEEGDATVDDA